Part of the Bacteroidota bacterium genome is shown below.
GGAAAACAGAACTATTTCACCTGAATTTGTAAAAAATATTGGAGGAGAGAGCAATATGCCATTTTCTGTGGGCGGAGGGATCAATAGTCTTGAAACCATCCGGCAAATCATTTTAGCCGGAGCTGAACGCGTAGTCATAAATACTCATGCTGCCAGAAACCCTGATTTCATTTTACAAGCTTCAGAAAACTTCGGAAGTTCTACAATTATTGTATGTATTGATGTTAAGAAAAAAATTTTAGGAAAAGACCGCACCTGGATTTATTCCGGCACCGAATCCACCAACTACGACCCTGTTGAGTTTGCTCAATTGATGGAAGAAAAAGGAGCCGGCGAGCTTATCATACAATCAATTGACAACGATGGAATGATGAACGGATACGATATTAAATTAACGAAGAAAATAGCCGATGCCGTAAAAATTCCGATAATAGCTTTAGGCGGCGCCGGCTCACTGTCACATTTAAAAGAAGTCTACTCTTCCGGAAATGCGAATGGAATAGGTGTTGGCAGTATGTTTGTTTATCATGGAGTGAACAAGGGTGTACTAATAAATTATCCCGATAAAGCTAAATCGACAAGCTTATTCAGTTAAAACGCATATGCACATAAGCAACCATTTAGTATCGATTGTAATACCTGCATATAACGCGGAGTTGTTCATTAAAGAAACGATTGACTCCGTATTAAATCAAACCTATAAAAATTTTGAATGTATTGTTGTGGATGATGGTTCAAAAGACTCAACATCTGGCATAGTTAAAGAGTTAACCAAATCTGACAAGAGAATAAGATTAATCAAACAAGCAAACCAGGGAGTTTCTGCAGCCAGGAACGCAGGCGCGACGAACTCAACCGGAATTTATATAGCCTTTTTAGATGCCGATGATATATGGGTTCCGGAACATTTGGAGTTGCTGATTCAGGAATTACAGACGCACAAACTTGAATTTGTTCAGTCGAACTATCAAACCATAGACCAAAACTCAAAAAAATTAAACTATCAATCCAATGCCAAAGGTGGAAATATATTCAGGCACCTTTTACTCGGCAAGTATGATCATTACTCCGGAATTTCAGGAACTATGGTTACACGAACAGCTTTTAATAAAACAGGAGGTTTTGATATTAACCTATCAAATGTTGCCGATTGGGACTTTTTCTTACAATATGCCAGACCGTTCCAAATAGGATTAGTAAATAAGGTAACATGGCTCTACAGGTTACATTCAAACAACATGCATTCTGGGATTCACCTGCTGGAAAAAGACATTTTATATATTTTTAAAAAACTGAGCGTGAATTATTCATTCCCATCTTTCGTTTTCAAACTTAAGTGTTATTCCAATATGTACTGGATGCTCGGAGGATCATACATAAAAAAAAATAAATACAAAACGATCAAATATGTGGCTCTTTGTATATTATGTTATCCGCCCAATTCTATCAAAATTGCAAAAGCTCTGATTAAACAAACCGGTAAAAATGAATAACGTATTGGTTGTCACATACTGGAGCTATAAGGATGCGCTTATCCAAACATATACACTGCCATATCTAAGGATCATCAGGAGTAAATTACCACCAGGAGCTAAAATATATCTTGTAACATTTGAAAGTAGCATCCATCAAATAACAGTACCTGAAAAGCAAAAAATTAAAGAGGAACTCAGTGAAGAAGGAATTTATCTTCTCTCCCATTCCTATATAAATTTCGGGATAAAAGCATTCATACAAATAATCCCGATAACGTTAAGCTTGCTTTGGATTAGCCTTTTCAAAAAAATATCGACTATTCATTGCTTTTGTACACCTGCCGGAGCTATAGGATACCTCTTGTCGGTAATATCACGTAAACAGCTTGTAATTGACAGTTACGAACCACATGCCGAAGCCATGGTAGAGAACGGTACATGGAAAAAAAATTCGCTGCAGCATAAAGTGTTATTCTTTTTTGAAAAGTGCCAGACAAAACGGGCCAGGTATATAATTGGAACAACTCCGGGTATGCGGAACTATGGACAAAATAAATACGGGGTTGTAATTAAAAATTTCTTCACGAAACCGGCATGCATCGATTTTGGATTATTTGATCATGACAAACTTATCTCAAAAAGAGAGGAAATACGAAATAAACTTGGACTGACAGGGAAAGTAGTGGGAATATATGCCGGGAAAATAGGTGGCATATACCTGGAAAGGGAAATTTTTGAAATAATAAAGACTGCACAAGACCATTGGGGAGATAAATTCAGGATGATACTGCTTACCAGTGCACCTGAACCACTTGTAAAAAATTACATCAGGGAGCTTTCCATAAACAGCTCTTCCATAACAATTAAATTTGTGGACCATGAACAAATTCCTTCATACCTATCTGTAGCAGACTTTGCCATCAATCCTGTTAAACCTGTGCCAACCAAAAGATTCTGTACGTCCATTAAAGATGGAGAATACTGGGCAATGGGCTTGCCTGTAATTATTCCCGATAATATTTCGAATGATTCAGAAATAATAAAAAAACATAAAATTGGTGCAGTACTATCCCAACTTAATCAGGAAGAATATAAAACAGCGATCAGGGAAATCGACCAACTCATTCATAATACCTCCGGATCAAACCTCCAGAGAAAGATCATTGATGTAGCCAATCATTACCGCAATTTTAATATTGCCAATAGTATATATTCCGTTATATACAGGTCTGAAACTGCAAGGAACAAAATTATCATCTTCCTGTATAATTCTCTTTTTGACCCATTGATCCAATCAAACATATACCTGTATATCAGGGCCATTTCCCAAACGCTGCCAGACAAATATGAATTCACCTTCATAACATACGAAGAAAAAAATCAAGTTGATTTTTACACATCAGAACATAACCAGGAAATACTTAACGAACTAACCCTTTTGAATATACATTGGATAAGCCTCAAATGGAGACCCGGCCTGAACATAGTGAACAAATTTTTAGATTTAATATCCCCCCTGCCCGCTCTTATTATGCTGAAATCAAATAACTATAATTCAATAGTATCCCTCGCTTCTGTATCCGGTTCATTTGCCTACCTATACTCAGCGGTATTGGGCTTCAACCACTATTTATATCAATTTGAACCCCATTCAGATTTTGAAGTAGATGCAAACAGGTACAAACACAGCAGCCTGCAGTACAAAACTCTTAACATGCTCGAAAAAAAATCTGTCAAAAAGGCTAAGGTTATCAGTACTGGCACCAACGCAATGATCCAAACATTAAGCCAGTGGGGCGCAAAAGGAATGATTTATAAAATTCCCAGTGTAGTAAATGAAAATAAATTTAATTTTTCAAATGCAGAAAGGAGTCTTATAAGAAATGAACTCAACATACCTGAAAACGCAACTGTTGTATTATATACAGGAAAATTCGGAGGACTATATTACAAGGAAGAAATCATTGAATTTCTGGGCGAACTTTTAAAATTAAACCCGTTATACTACATACTTATTGTTACTCCTAACGACAAAAAAGAGCTCGAATATTTATGCATCAAACATAAAATCTCTTCCAATAACCTGACGATCACCGGATCAACGCATGATGCTATCCATAAATATTATTTTGCTGCTGACATTGGCATTGTAGGTATTCCCTCAACTCCCTCCCAAATATACCGTTCCCCGATCAAAACCGGCGAATACCTCGCTTCTGGTATTCCATACATAGTTTGCAGAGGCGTTTCCGATGATGACCTTTATGCTGAACGCTATAAAATCGGCGTGGTGGTTGAAGGAATGTCTGCTTCAAGCGCGAATTACGTTCATCCTAAAATCATGGATATCTTATCAGAAAACAAAGAGCAGTTAAGAATGAGGTGCAGGAAATATGGTATTGAATACAGGGGGTTTTCTGTTTTATATCCGACCTTTGTAAAAGCTCTGAATAGTTTGATAGACGATAAAATATTTTTAAAATGAGCTCTAATCCCTCTTCCCCTGTTGTTTCCGTAATAATTCCGACATATAATTCAGGAAAGTATATTGAAGAAACGATTCAATCTGTAAAACAACAAACATTTAATGAGTGGGAATTATTAATTATTGATGATGGTTCTACGGATAATACCCCTGCAACTATCTTACCTTATCTCTGCGACAAACGGATACAATATCATTATCAGAAAAACAAAGGAGTATCAGCTGCAAGAAACAGAGGGATTGAATTGTCAAAAGGCATGTATATAGCTTTTCTGGATGCCGATGATGTTTGGCTGCCCATGAATCTTGAAAAAAAAATAATGGCATTGCAACCCGACACTATTGACTGGGTATTTAGCGATGCTCTCCTGTTATTTGAAAACAATAATGTTATAGTGGCTCCTGACGGGACCGACAAATTAATATTGGAACATTACCTGCTATGGGATCGAATGGTGGTACCCGGGCCGTCAAGCAATATTATCCTAAAAAGAAAATGTTTAAATACAGGCCTAAGATTTGACCCAATGTTTTCAACAGCTGCAGATCAGGATTTCTGCTTCTATTTAAGTGCACGATATGAGGGCAAACGAATTGCCGCCCCCCTTTTTAAATACAGGCAGTTAACAAATAGCATGAGTAAAGACATGAGAGTTGTTTCAAAAGATCACTATAATGTGTACAGGAAAGCAGAAAACAATAAATTATTCAAATCGTATTTATTTAAAAACAAATGCTTTTCGAACATGTATATAATATTAGCCGGTGGATGGTGGTCTATTGGCGGCAATATAATTAATACCAAGCCGCTAACAAGAATGCCAAATACGCGGGGCATAATACCAACTAAGCCATCAAGTCCGCGTTTTATTTTGATAGACTTGATGACAAGTTGGTATAAAACGATTATTTACCTGATTAAAGCGATCATAATATATCCACCAAACAGCAACAAGCTCATGGCTAAATTTTTTAAAAAATATATTTACGCGGGTTAAAAATTTCCAGTGAACATATACACGCTATGTCTTCATTCTATTCTTTAAAGAGAATCCCAGCATGAGAGTAAGACTGGCAACCAAAAAAGGCAAACACGGTATTTTCAACCTTACCAGGGCCCCAAAATTTGATATGGATATTCCTACTGATAATGCAAAGAAAACAGAGAAAAAGACCGAAAACAATATCAGTGGATGAGCCCCAATGTATCTGAAAAAACCAATAAACCTGAGACGAATAAGAAGAAATATAACAACTCCCATTATCAGCAAGTTTTCAATCCCGGAAATCAGCATAACAAAATTCTTAATTTCCCATATATAAGGCCTGAACAGAGCAGCATTTATAGCGGCAGGAGCTTTTACCAAAAGGTTACCCAGGGTCCCGTCAAAATCGCCTATATCAAAATGGTTTCCCCCATAATAATCTTTTTTCAAATCATTTTGAGTTGAAACAGCTTTTTTCAACACATTATCCAATGAATATTGTCCGAAAGCATTACCCAATTGATCAAGCACAAAAAAGCTAACCGAAAAAATCAATACAGATATTATTGGTAAAAAAATAAATTTTGCTAATTTACTCCTCATGGAGGCCAGGTAATCATAAAATAACCAAAGGAATGAACCCGGCAGTGCTGCAGCCAATATATAAGGCTTTATAATAACCAAAATAAAAGATGCCAGAAACAACTTGATGCTATTTGAAAAAACGAACTTCCTTTTTATTAATGCAAAATAAAAAGCATAAACATACCATCCTAAAGCACTAATTGTAATGGAATCTTTTAACACCCCCGATCCCCAAAAAAACACAGATGGAATAAAAAAGAACGACCAGGAAAGATTCTTATAAGAATTGGGGAATTCGCTCACAAATACTTCATAAGCCTTCCAAATCCCCGAATAGGTAAACAATGCTGTTAATATACACATTGGAAAAAACAGGTCAAGAGACAAAATATTGACTAACACGTATAACCTGGTTGCATTAAAGGCATAGGAGTCGTTTATAAAATCAGGAACTTCATCGGTATTTGAAAAGGAGTTAACAATATCCTCATCTGTAATATCCCAGTCAAACATTATTGAAAAAAAACCGGAAGGATTTTTGAACAAAAGATCCTTCATGATCGATGAACAGTGATAATAATAATGGGTATCTGCCGTTTTGCCCGAATAGTAGAATGCATATACCAGCCCGAAGGCCAGAGCACCCAATACCTTTACCCATAAACCTGATGAAAAATAACTCCAATGCCCCTTATTGCCCTTATTTATCCTGACCACCCTGATAACAATAAAAATGACAATGAGATAGAAGGGGGTTAATACCAAATCCCAGATCGACGTTATATCATAATAGTCCCGCATTCTTTATTTTATCCTCCGATACATAAATCTAACAATTATCCGTCACAGAGCCCTATGCTGCAATAATTATTATTACTTTTATCTTACAAAGCATTCGCATGCAACCAACTTCACTAGTCACCGGAGGGGCCGGGTTCATAGGCGCTCATGTAGTTAATGAATTGTTAAAACAAGGTCACAAAGTCATAGTGCTGGATGACCTTAGTGGTGGCTTTATTGAAAACATTAACCCGAAAGCTGAATTTATTAAGGGCTCTGTTACTGACCATGTACTCATCTCTGAAATTTTTTCTGAAAACAGGTTTGATTATGTATATCACCTGGCTGCATACGCAGCCGAAGGGCTGAGTCATTTTATAAAACGTTTTAATTATACGAATAATGTTGTTGGAAGTATAAATCTGATCAATGAATCGGTAAAACATAAGGTCAAATGTTTTGTATTTACCTCCTCAATTGCCGTATATGGAAATCAAAAATCGCCGGTAACTGAAAACAATACGCCCTTACCTGAAGATCCGTATGGAATAGCAAAGTATGCTATTGAAATGGATCTTAAAGTAACGCATGAAATGTTCGGATTGAACTATATTATTTTCCGTCCGCATAATGTTTATGGAGAATACCAGAATATTGGTGACAAATATCGAAACGTTGTAGGGATTTTCATGAACCAGTTAATGCAGGGAATTCCACTTACTGTTTTCGGAGATGGCAATCAAACACGGGCATTCAGCTATATTGCCGATGTGGCAGTGCCAATTGCGAATTCAGTAAACATTAATGCCGCTTATAACCAGATCATTAACATCGGTGCCGATTCCAGCTATACGGTAAATGAACTTGCCCGCGAAGTAATGAAATCTATGAACATCACCGGCAATATCAGGCACCTCGAAGCGAGAAATGAAGTGATAAACATTTACGCTGATCACACTAAAGCTGACAAGCTATTTGGCAACCAGAAAAAAACAAGCTTACCTGAGGGCTTAAAGAAAATGGCTGCATGGGCAGTTAAATCAGGTTCACGGAAAAGTCAAAAATTCAGCAACATTGAGATCGTAGAAAAACTCCCTCCTGTCTGGCTGGAATAACATAATGAAAAAAATATTATTTGTAGCCACCCACAGACAGGACAGATCTCCCAGTCAACGTTTCAGGTTCGAACAGTATTTGAAGTTCCTGGAAAAGGAAGGCATTTCATACCATTTCTCACCTCTTCTCTCAGAAAGCGATGATAGTCATTTTTACAGCAAAGGAAAAATAGGGACAAAACTTCTGATACTTGTAAAATCTTTTTTTAAAAGAATGTCGGATGTTCTGCTCTCCTCCGGGTACGAAATTATTTTTATTCAAAGAGAGGCTTTTGTTACCGGCACTGTTTTTTTTGAAAAAATATGGAGACTTCTTGGAAAAAAAATAATTTATGATTTTGATGACTCCATATGGCTATTAGATGTTTCAGATGCGAATAAAAAATTCAGTTGGATGAAAAATCCAGGTAAAACTGCTAATATAATCAGCCTTTCAACTGTTATTTTTGCAGGCAACGAATACCTTGCCGATTATGCCAGGCGATTTAACAACAATGTGGAATTAATGCCAACTACAATAGATACTGACCTGTATAGAGCGTATTCCAGATTACCTGAAGGAGTTATTTGTATTGGCTGGAGCGGAAGTATCACAACAATCAAACATTATGATCATGCAATTCCTGTACTGAAAAGGATCAAAAAAAAATATGGTGACCAGGTAAAATTTAAAGTTATAGGTGATAAAAACTATGTTAATACTGATCTGTCAGTAGTGGGCATTGCCTGGAATAAAGAAAATGAAGTTGATGAGTTAAATACGTTTGACATTGGAATTATGCCATTACCTGACGATAAATGGTCCAAAGGTAAATGCGGCTTAAAAGGATTGCAATACATGTCGATTGAAATACCAACAATCATGTCGCCTGTTGGTGTAAATACAGAAATAATACAAGATGGTATTAATGGATTTCTTGCCCGCACAGAAGATGAATGGGTAGAAAAAATTTCCCGATTGATCGAATCACCTGAACTCCGCAAAAAACTTGGGCAGGCCGGCAGAAAAACGGTTTTAGAAAAATATTCGGTTAATGCAAATAAAGAAAAATATCTTGCACTGTTTCAAAAAATAATCTCTTAATAAAAAATAATGCAAAAGTTGAATACAATCCTCGTCACCGGCGGCGCCGGCTATATAGGCTCACATACTATAATTGAGCTGATCAACGAAGGATATACTGTAATTTCTGCCGACAATTACAGCAACTCCTCCGAAAAAACATATGAACGCATAAAAAAAATAACGGGGGCTGATGTCAAACATTATAAAGTTGACCTGTGTGATTCTGCTCTGACAAAAAAAATATTCACCGAAAATCCCTCCATAACAGGTATCATTCATTTTGCCGCGTTAAAATCAGTTCCCGAATCTGTTGAACAACCCCTGCTTTATTACCGCAACAATGTCAACTCCCTGCTTAATATTCTCGAATGCATGAAGGAGTTTCACACGCGTGATCTTATCTTCTCCTCTTCCTGCTCGGTATATGGCAATTCCGACAAATTACCTGTAAATGAAAATACGCCTATCGGCATCATCGAATCTCCTTATGGTTATACCAAAATTGTCGGAGAGCGTATCATCCAGGACTTTCTGAAGATCAACCTGAAAGCAAAAGCCACATCACTCCGCTACTTCAACCCTGTTGGAGCACACATAACGGGACAAATAGGAGAAATACCGGCTAACCGGCCAAATAACCTTGTGCCAATAATAACACAAACCGCCATTGGCAAGATAAAAGAAATGAGTGTATATGGTGATGATTACAAAACCCGCGATGGCAGCTGCATACGGGACTACGTTCATGTAAGTGATATTGCTGATGCGCATGTGAAAGCATTGAAATTTCTGAATGAAGGAATGCAGGATGCAAACTATTCATTATTTAACCTGGGCACAGGCAACGGAATAACCGTACTTGAAGCCATAAGTGCCTTTGAAAAAATTTCAAAACAAAAATTGAATTACAAGATCGCTCGCCGCCGCGCAGGCGATGTGGCCGCTATTTATTCTGACAGCTCTAAGGCGCTGAATTTGCTGAAATGGAAACCCAAACATTCCATCGAATCCATGATGGAAACGGCCTGGAAGTGGGAACAATATCTGTTAAAAGAAAAATAAATATCATTCGTGATGATACGATTCACCTTTAATAATAGTGAAAGCTCTGTAGAGCTGCTCCACAAAAAACAACCTCACCATTTGATGTGAAAAGGTCATTTGTGAAAGTGCTAATTTATAGTTGGCCTTTTTATAAACCTCTTCCGGGAAACCAAAAGGACCACCCACAAAAAATACAATTGTTTTAACTCCCGAATTCATCTGTTTCTGGATAAACTTAGAAAAGTCGGTTGATGTATATTCTTTGCCTTTCTCATCTAAAAGTATAAGTATTGATGAAGGATCAACGTGTTTAAGCAATTCCTCCCCTTCTTTCTTTTTAACCTCAGCAGATGTAAAATTTCCCGATCGCTTTACAGCTGGCAGCTCCACATACTCGAAGGTTACATAATGCTTTAGACGGCTGATATAGCCGCTTATTCCTTCCTTTAAATAGGCGGAATCGGTAGGAGAAATTACAATAAGCCTGATCTTCATTGTGAACAACCTGTTAATATACTCTACAAAAAAAGCATATTTTCGCTTAATTCTATTATTTT
Proteins encoded:
- the galE gene encoding UDP-glucose 4-epimerase GalE; the protein is MQKLNTILVTGGAGYIGSHTIIELINEGYTVISADNYSNSSEKTYERIKKITGADVKHYKVDLCDSALTKKIFTENPSITGIIHFAALKSVPESVEQPLLYYRNNVNSLLNILECMKEFHTRDLIFSSSCSVYGNSDKLPVNENTPIGIIESPYGYTKIVGERIIQDFLKINLKAKATSLRYFNPVGAHITGQIGEIPANRPNNLVPIITQTAIGKIKEMSVYGDDYKTRDGSCIRDYVHVSDIADAHVKALKFLNEGMQDANYSLFNLGTGNGITVLEAISAFEKISKQKLNYKIARRRAGDVAAIYSDSSKALNLLKWKPKHSIESMMETAWKWEQYLLKEK
- the hisF gene encoding imidazole glycerol phosphate synthase subunit HisF: MFRPRIIPVLLLSNNGLVKSVRFKNHKYIGDPINAVKIFNDLKADELTFLDITAGKENRTISPEFVKNIGGESNMPFSVGGGINSLETIRQIILAGAERVVINTHAARNPDFILQASENFGSSTIIVCIDVKKKILGKDRTWIYSGTESTNYDPVEFAQLMEEKGAGELIIQSIDNDGMMNGYDIKLTKKIADAVKIPIIALGGAGSLSHLKEVYSSGNANGIGVGSMFVYHGVNKGVLINYPDKAKSTSLFS
- a CDS encoding glycosyltransferase family 4 protein, with protein sequence MKKILFVATHRQDRSPSQRFRFEQYLKFLEKEGISYHFSPLLSESDDSHFYSKGKIGTKLLILVKSFFKRMSDVLLSSGYEIIFIQREAFVTGTVFFEKIWRLLGKKIIYDFDDSIWLLDVSDANKKFSWMKNPGKTANIISLSTVIFAGNEYLADYARRFNNNVELMPTTIDTDLYRAYSRLPEGVICIGWSGSITTIKHYDHAIPVLKRIKKKYGDQVKFKVIGDKNYVNTDLSVVGIAWNKENEVDELNTFDIGIMPLPDDKWSKGKCGLKGLQYMSIEIPTIMSPVGVNTEIIQDGINGFLARTEDEWVEKISRLIESPELRKKLGQAGRKTVLEKYSVNANKEKYLALFQKIIS
- a CDS encoding glycosyltransferase, whose translation is MSSNPSSPVVSVIIPTYNSGKYIEETIQSVKQQTFNEWELLIIDDGSTDNTPATILPYLCDKRIQYHYQKNKGVSAARNRGIELSKGMYIAFLDADDVWLPMNLEKKIMALQPDTIDWVFSDALLLFENNNVIVAPDGTDKLILEHYLLWDRMVVPGPSSNIILKRKCLNTGLRFDPMFSTAADQDFCFYLSARYEGKRIAAPLFKYRQLTNSMSKDMRVVSKDHYNVYRKAENNKLFKSYLFKNKCFSNMYIILAGGWWSIGGNIINTKPLTRMPNTRGIIPTKPSSPRFILIDLMTSWYKTIIYLIKAIIIYPPNSNKLMAKFFKKYIYAG
- a CDS encoding NAD-dependent epimerase/dehydratase family protein, whose protein sequence is MQPTSLVTGGAGFIGAHVVNELLKQGHKVIVLDDLSGGFIENINPKAEFIKGSVTDHVLISEIFSENRFDYVYHLAAYAAEGLSHFIKRFNYTNNVVGSINLINESVKHKVKCFVFTSSIAVYGNQKSPVTENNTPLPEDPYGIAKYAIEMDLKVTHEMFGLNYIIFRPHNVYGEYQNIGDKYRNVVGIFMNQLMQGIPLTVFGDGNQTRAFSYIADVAVPIANSVNINAAYNQIINIGADSSYTVNELAREVMKSMNITGNIRHLEARNEVINIYADHTKADKLFGNQKKTSLPEGLKKMAAWAVKSGSRKSQKFSNIEIVEKLPPVWLE
- the rlmH gene encoding 23S rRNA (pseudouridine(1915)-N(3))-methyltransferase RlmH translates to MKIRLIVISPTDSAYLKEGISGYISRLKHYVTFEYVELPAVKRSGNFTSAEVKKKEGEELLKHVDPSSILILLDEKGKEYTSTDFSKFIQKQMNSGVKTIVFFVGGPFGFPEEVYKKANYKLALSQMTFSHQMVRLFFVEQLYRAFTIIKGESYHHE
- a CDS encoding glycosyltransferase family 2 protein produces the protein MHISNHLVSIVIPAYNAELFIKETIDSVLNQTYKNFECIVVDDGSKDSTSGIVKELTKSDKRIRLIKQANQGVSAARNAGATNSTGIYIAFLDADDIWVPEHLELLIQELQTHKLEFVQSNYQTIDQNSKKLNYQSNAKGGNIFRHLLLGKYDHYSGISGTMVTRTAFNKTGGFDINLSNVADWDFFLQYARPFQIGLVNKVTWLYRLHSNNMHSGIHLLEKDILYIFKKLSVNYSFPSFVFKLKCYSNMYWMLGGSYIKKNKYKTIKYVALCILCYPPNSIKIAKALIKQTGKNE